From the Natronococcus sp. AD-5 genome, one window contains:
- a CDS encoding CHRD domain-containing protein, which translates to MSFQTSITEDGLVGPFEGSTLEELLEQLRGEAAYVNVHTEQQSGGEIRGQIAPADTVTVEFTEQVDATVAADEALRVEPQVTLDVIDGETPDGEPDSDAEPDEEPDSGEDEESEPDDLDEDEADPGDY; encoded by the coding sequence GTGTCGTTCCAGACCTCGATCACCGAGGACGGTCTCGTCGGCCCGTTCGAGGGTTCCACTCTTGAGGAACTCCTCGAGCAGTTGCGAGGGGAAGCGGCCTACGTCAACGTCCACACCGAACAGCAATCTGGTGGCGAAATCAGGGGTCAAATCGCCCCTGCCGATACTGTGACCGTCGAGTTCACCGAGCAAGTGGATGCAACCGTCGCAGCCGACGAAGCGCTGCGAGTCGAACCCCAGGTGACGCTGGACGTAATCGATGGGGAAACCCCTGACGGAGAGCCAGATTCTGATGCGGAGCCCGATGAAGAGCCGGACTCTGGTGAAGACGAGGAGTCGGAACCAGACGACCTAGATGAAGATGAGGCGGATCCAGGGGATTATTAA
- a CDS encoding multicopper oxidase domain-containing protein has product MPANRRADDVDTKVLQPLTLRANQGDIIEIEFHNDLDRPASIHQTALPYDVETSDGMDVGFNPDTTVDPGESITYRWSAEHLGTHFFLDGANQAVDSANEPPQEANLLSRGLFGSVSIFPQGTTWTDPYTGEERQGRVQADIHVPEDVPEAAIERGFVPGVSFRQVQLYYHTPEGVVTADGEQLTWPNSDEPQTVHAINYRADPTGNRIPAIESDDPELANLEGAFYSSWIHGDPGGGDNVYPMYTGDPVKFSAIGASLEENHVHHLHNHRWKEIPAIQESDTIDSQTIGLGAVYEVPLVPAFGGSTAAIDDFESVRPEMTFDDAFQVGAGGAHGSTGDMLFHCHLFPHYAEGMWGMLRVLDKEQDELVQLPDNDPPIPADSDVPGFPDFIPGEFGEVPPFPPYGAAGLDGFRNPTPEEEQALGDDILPGAPYTDPCNPDIDVPGFEGPDLAIEGIVREYDIVALPADIVYNDDGHHDPEGLVFALEGYREIDPDTGKVTLEEPIEDAELIRKGKLNPEPLVIRANVGDCVQVNLRNETEGGKGNHIHFVSYDVLGSDGFPNGFNYRQEARPGDERAIPYRWLADEEGTIFFHDHITGVDDVMNGTFCALVVEPPESEWLDPHTGNPIRSGTQAIIENPNGDDFREFALAYHDFAQLVERGVDKAPDDPENDAFINPEEEHNENAGVMAINYRNTPYYIRDDEDPAYVHSSFVHGDPSTPLLEAYEDDPVRIRLWQGAYEEQHALHVNGRHIEPEGLSPEESVSQVVGTSEAFTFDILPEDHADGTEGHQREHREKEKHGHERFVGEPLTENPAGLPIKDYLYGSPVVDDLWDGMWGIHRVFGAEVDHLHPLPDQSAPEGKISKKELVKMGHPAPFSDFDWSEIGHKAKLLYADDDDRRFPPDKDARQNPSIDGNPPPQPPSPGDPCPADAPVREFDVSALQTPIEYNDYGDHDPFGTVFALDKHAKKIQKGKRKPTPLSLWVNEGDCIQINLTNRLDPDELDNDHPHPQMRTPRGDEEWERSERVSLHSTHTEYNVLGSDGTAVGFNWDQTIGLGETITYRWLVDDPTVGIVLWDYADVRSTRHHGAYGQMLVHPPGSEFIDPFTGEPLTQGISTQAIVKTPGEPDMRGFAMAFADGQHIINRDDPDDCVVPPGPDTENPDAPCPQIGDREDQGFLGINYRSEPFIRRFERASDEQRRVYDSDTHGDPNTPLFEAFLGDHVHFHVNQVADKARGLSFHLSDHQWNRFRNIDVSKEIGVDDRFIVAKSGEVVPFGGAGGLAESTGDFLYQETKQRRRLESGAWGIFRVHDQPKKGVLKKESAKPTKKKKKGAQRRRKHGRRHLHPLPDRARELQLRPEDRPGWTVARGDATGDGTQDLLIGVPDSDAADIGAGAAYLFYGSVDNREITDLLDADAQILGHFGDRAGVNVEITDGLVSIDTDADNRYVFFGQKEPTGTLTLNDADRKIDLDI; this is encoded by the coding sequence ATTCCCGCGAATCGGCGCGCCGATGATGTTGACACGAAGGTTCTCCAGCCGCTCACACTTCGAGCAAATCAGGGTGACATCATCGAGATCGAGTTCCACAACGACCTCGATCGACCCGCGTCGATCCACCAGACGGCGCTTCCCTATGACGTGGAGACCAGCGACGGAATGGATGTCGGCTTCAATCCTGATACGACCGTTGATCCCGGTGAATCCATCACGTATCGCTGGTCAGCCGAGCACTTAGGAACGCACTTCTTCCTCGACGGCGCCAATCAAGCAGTCGACAGCGCCAACGAACCGCCGCAGGAAGCCAACCTGCTCTCGCGCGGATTGTTCGGATCGGTGTCCATCTTCCCACAGGGGACGACGTGGACCGACCCGTACACGGGAGAAGAACGCCAGGGTCGCGTCCAGGCGGACATCCACGTCCCCGAAGACGTTCCCGAGGCGGCCATTGAACGCGGGTTCGTCCCCGGGGTGAGCTTCCGACAAGTCCAACTCTACTATCACACGCCCGAGGGCGTTGTGACTGCCGACGGCGAACAGCTCACGTGGCCGAACAGTGACGAGCCGCAGACGGTCCATGCGATCAACTACCGGGCCGATCCGACCGGCAATCGAATTCCCGCGATTGAGTCCGACGACCCCGAACTCGCGAACCTCGAGGGGGCATTCTACAGCTCCTGGATCCACGGCGATCCCGGCGGCGGCGACAACGTCTACCCGATGTACACCGGCGACCCGGTTAAGTTCAGCGCGATCGGCGCGTCCCTCGAGGAGAACCACGTCCACCACCTCCACAACCACCGCTGGAAGGAGATCCCCGCAATCCAAGAGTCCGACACGATCGACTCTCAGACGATCGGCCTGGGTGCGGTATACGAGGTGCCACTCGTCCCGGCCTTCGGGGGATCGACCGCCGCGATCGATGACTTCGAATCGGTCCGTCCGGAGATGACCTTCGACGACGCGTTCCAGGTCGGCGCCGGCGGCGCGCACGGTAGTACCGGAGATATGTTGTTCCACTGTCACCTGTTCCCCCACTATGCCGAGGGAATGTGGGGGATGTTGCGCGTCCTCGACAAAGAGCAGGACGAACTCGTCCAGCTTCCAGACAACGACCCGCCGATCCCCGCGGATTCGGACGTACCCGGGTTTCCGGACTTCATCCCCGGGGAGTTCGGCGAAGTTCCACCGTTCCCACCGTACGGTGCGGCGGGATTAGATGGGTTCCGCAATCCCACGCCCGAGGAAGAACAGGCGCTCGGTGACGATATCCTCCCGGGCGCGCCGTATACCGACCCATGCAACCCCGACATCGACGTGCCGGGCTTCGAGGGTCCGGACCTCGCCATCGAGGGGATTGTACGCGAGTACGACATCGTCGCTCTCCCCGCGGACATCGTCTACAACGACGATGGTCACCATGATCCGGAGGGACTAGTGTTCGCGCTTGAGGGATACCGCGAGATCGACCCTGACACAGGCAAGGTCACCCTCGAGGAACCCATCGAGGACGCGGAACTCATCCGAAAGGGGAAGCTGAATCCCGAACCGCTTGTGATCCGCGCCAACGTCGGCGACTGCGTTCAAGTCAACCTGCGAAACGAAACCGAGGGCGGCAAGGGCAACCACATCCACTTCGTCTCCTACGACGTGCTCGGTTCCGACGGCTTCCCGAATGGATTCAACTACCGCCAGGAGGCCCGACCAGGCGATGAGAGAGCGATCCCCTACCGCTGGCTCGCTGACGAGGAGGGGACGATCTTCTTCCACGACCACATCACGGGCGTCGACGACGTGATGAACGGCACGTTCTGCGCGCTCGTTGTTGAGCCGCCGGAATCGGAGTGGCTCGACCCCCACACGGGCAATCCGATCCGTAGCGGCACGCAGGCGATCATCGAGAACCCCAATGGCGATGACTTCCGGGAGTTCGCGCTCGCCTACCACGACTTCGCCCAGCTCGTCGAGCGAGGCGTCGACAAAGCGCCCGACGATCCGGAAAACGACGCGTTCATCAACCCCGAGGAAGAGCACAATGAGAACGCCGGCGTGATGGCGATCAACTACCGTAATACTCCTTACTACATCCGCGACGACGAGGACCCTGCATACGTCCACTCCTCGTTCGTTCACGGCGATCCCTCCACGCCGTTACTGGAAGCGTACGAAGACGATCCAGTCCGGATTCGGCTCTGGCAGGGTGCCTACGAGGAACAACACGCGCTCCACGTCAACGGCCGCCACATCGAACCCGAGGGTCTCTCACCCGAGGAGTCGGTGTCGCAGGTTGTCGGCACCTCCGAGGCGTTCACGTTCGACATCCTACCCGAAGATCATGCCGACGGGACCGAGGGTCACCAGCGCGAACACCGCGAGAAGGAGAAACACGGACACGAGCGCTTCGTCGGAGAGCCATTGACCGAGAATCCCGCAGGACTTCCGATCAAAGACTATCTCTACGGCTCGCCGGTTGTCGACGACCTCTGGGACGGCATGTGGGGCATCCACCGGGTGTTCGGCGCCGAGGTCGATCACCTCCACCCGCTGCCCGATCAGAGCGCGCCCGAGGGCAAGATCAGCAAGAAAGAACTAGTGAAGATGGGCCATCCGGCGCCGTTCAGCGACTTCGACTGGTCCGAGATTGGCCACAAAGCCAAGCTCCTGTACGCGGACGATGATGATAGGCGCTTCCCGCCGGACAAGGACGCCCGCCAGAACCCGAGCATCGACGGCAACCCGCCGCCGCAGCCACCGAGTCCGGGCGATCCGTGTCCAGCCGACGCGCCCGTCCGGGAGTTCGACGTCTCCGCGTTGCAGACGCCAATCGAGTACAACGACTACGGCGACCACGATCCCTTCGGTACCGTGTTCGCGCTGGACAAGCACGCCAAAAAGATCCAGAAAGGCAAGCGCAAGCCGACGCCGCTCTCGCTGTGGGTGAACGAGGGCGACTGCATCCAGATCAACCTCACGAACCGTCTCGACCCGGACGAACTCGACAACGATCACCCGCATCCGCAGATGCGGACGCCGCGGGGCGACGAGGAGTGGGAGCGATCCGAGCGAGTCTCACTCCACTCGACTCACACGGAGTACAACGTCCTCGGATCGGACGGAACGGCGGTCGGGTTCAACTGGGACCAGACGATTGGCCTGGGCGAGACGATCACGTATCGGTGGCTCGTCGACGATCCGACCGTCGGTATCGTCCTGTGGGATTACGCCGACGTTCGGAGTACCCGCCACCACGGCGCCTACGGTCAGATGTTGGTCCACCCGCCGGGAAGCGAGTTCATCGATCCATTCACCGGCGAACCGCTAACGCAGGGGATCAGCACTCAGGCTATCGTGAAAACGCCAGGTGAACCTGATATGCGCGGGTTTGCGATGGCGTTCGCCGATGGCCAGCATATCATCAACCGCGACGATCCCGACGACTGTGTCGTCCCGCCCGGTCCCGACACGGAGAACCCGGACGCGCCATGTCCGCAGATCGGCGACCGCGAGGACCAAGGCTTCCTGGGGATCAACTACCGATCCGAGCCGTTCATCCGGCGGTTCGAACGGGCAAGCGATGAGCAGCGCCGTGTGTACGACTCCGACACTCACGGCGATCCGAACACGCCGCTCTTCGAAGCCTTCCTCGGCGATCATGTTCACTTCCACGTGAACCAAGTCGCAGACAAAGCGCGCGGATTGTCGTTCCACCTCTCGGATCACCAGTGGAACCGGTTCCGGAACATCGACGTCTCCAAAGAGATCGGTGTCGATGATCGATTCATCGTCGCAAAATCCGGCGAAGTCGTGCCTTTTGGCGGTGCCGGCGGCCTTGCCGAGAGCACCGGCGACTTCCTCTACCAGGAGACGAAACAACGCCGGCGCCTCGAGTCCGGTGCTTGGGGGATCTTCCGCGTCCATGACCAACCGAAGAAGGGCGTTCTGAAGAAAGAAAGCGCGAAGCCGACGAAGAAAAAGAAGAAAGGAGCGCAGAGGAGACGGAAGCATGGCCGGCGACATCTCCACCCACTGCCTGACAGAGCCAGGGAGCTGCAGCTCCGCCCGGAGGACCGACCGGGCTGGACCGTCGCACGCGGCGACGCGACCGGTGATGGGACACAGGACCTGCTGATCGGCGTCCCCGATAGTGACGCCGCTGATATCGGCGCTGGAGCAGCGTACCTGTTCTACGGATCGGTCGACAACCGGGAGATCACTGATCTGCTCGACGCGGACGCTCAGATCCTCGGTCACTTCGGCGACCGAGCCGGGGTTAACGTCGAGATTACCGACGGATTGGTGAGTATTGACACCGACGCCGATAATCGGTACGTCTTCTTTGGCCAGAAGGAACCAACAGGGACACTCACGCTGAATGACGCCGATAGGAAAATAGACCTCGATATCTGA
- a CDS encoding PKD domain-containing protein — protein sequence MAPGESFTVDATAISERNDVANVCWKFDEKDTCHDVKTTHSFEEVGPHTATLIVIDDNGERSSRTALVPVTTPPTADLSAPDSAEAETEVQLDASDPTDDHGIESYEWDLNSDGTADETTTSPKLSYTFENAETHEVTVTAVDAAGQSDTASATIDVTEAEQSSAASADGFLGSTAIVGILLAIGAVAIGTFPFTRAEG from the coding sequence GTGGCTCCGGGCGAATCCTTCACGGTCGACGCGACCGCGATCAGCGAGCGCAACGACGTGGCCAACGTCTGCTGGAAGTTCGATGAGAAGGATACATGCCACGACGTGAAGACGACACACTCCTTCGAAGAGGTCGGGCCGCACACGGCGACGCTCATCGTTATCGACGACAACGGAGAGCGGAGTTCAAGAACCGCTCTCGTCCCCGTGACGACGCCACCGACAGCCGATCTCTCGGCTCCCGATTCCGCCGAAGCGGAAACGGAGGTTCAGCTTGACGCCAGTGATCCGACCGACGACCACGGTATCGAGTCGTACGAGTGGGATCTGAACAGTGACGGCACGGCCGACGAGACGACCACCTCGCCCAAACTGAGCTATACCTTCGAGAACGCGGAAACGCACGAAGTGACCGTCACGGCCGTCGATGCGGCCGGGCAGTCAGACACCGCATCGGCGACGATCGATGTCACCGAAGCCGAGCAATCCAGTGCAGCCTCCGCCGATGGATTCCTGGGTAGCACCGCCATCGTGGGCATACTGCTCGCTATTGGCGCTGTCGCGATCGGGACGTTCCCCTTCACTCGCGCGGAGGGCTGA